The following proteins are encoded in a genomic region of Sulfurimonas sp. HSL3-7:
- the hypB gene encoding hydrogenase nickel incorporation protein HypB: MCQDCGCSITDHVHTHDHNHDHDHSHDHQAAHETLHHNPQLNDKKTVDVITKILDKNNHEAAHNRAHFDSHGVLAINLMSSPGSGKTTLLEHMAALAPFTFGVVEGDLETSRDAERIKAKGIPAFQIQTGSACHLDAFMVHKGLHAMPMDAIDVCFIENVGNLVCPASYDVGSHLNIVLVSVPEGSDKIEKYPVMFRQADLVLITKTDLLPYFDYDVEHEKSEARKLKPGVDILEVNIKDEASVKRVIEWIEFKRKMRG; encoded by the coding sequence ATGTGTCAAGACTGCGGCTGTTCAATTACGGATCATGTCCATACGCATGATCACAATCATGACCACGACCACTCCCACGACCATCAGGCGGCGCATGAGACGCTGCACCATAACCCCCAGCTTAATGATAAGAAGACCGTCGATGTCATCACAAAGATACTTGATAAGAACAATCACGAAGCGGCGCACAACAGGGCCCATTTCGACAGTCACGGCGTACTGGCCATAAACCTGATGAGCAGTCCGGGCAGCGGCAAGACGACCCTGCTGGAGCATATGGCTGCATTGGCACCTTTTACGTTCGGTGTTGTTGAAGGCGACCTTGAGACCAGCCGCGACGCGGAGCGCATAAAGGCAAAAGGCATTCCGGCCTTCCAGATACAGACAGGAAGCGCCTGCCATCTCGATGCGTTCATGGTGCATAAAGGCTTGCATGCTATGCCGATGGATGCGATCGATGTCTGCTTTATCGAAAATGTCGGCAACCTTGTCTGCCCGGCAAGTTACGACGTGGGTTCGCATCTCAACATCGTTTTGGTCTCCGTCCCCGAGGGGAGCGACAAGATCGAGAAATACCCGGTGATGTTCCGCCAGGCCGATCTGGTACTGATCACAAAGACGGACCTGCTGCCATACTTCGATTATGACGTCGAACATGAAAAGAGCGAGGCGCGCAAGCTCAAGCCCGGCGTCGATATCCTGGAAGTCAATATTAAAGATGAGGCCTCCGTTAAACGTGTGATCGAGTGGATCGAGTTCAAACGAAAGATGAGGGGTTGA
- the hypF gene encoding carbamoyltransferase HypF, which translates to MVTGIVQGVGFRPFVYQLAQRLSLSGFVLNDGDGVMIEIEGDAADHKAFIDTLTQTPPPLARIDSISQDEIPYTKARGFSIRRSHQSSASTMVSPDIAICDACAAEMQDPSNRRYGYAFINCTDCGPRYSIIKALPYDRPNTSMAHFTMCKACGGEYADPMDRRYHAQPISCYDCGPTIALLDLDGAVTAQGNEAISRVCTLILQGKTVAIKGLGGFHLVCDASSEEAVAALRRNKRRPSKPLAVMFKDMASLKEAADVTEEEERQILSKERPIVIADKSSRSALAPSIAPNIDRIGVFLAYTPLHLLLLEKLDRPVVATSANISDEPIITDADSVLKKLDKVVYAVLDYDRAIVNACDDSVAMMAGGQRLLMRMARGFGPKSLPLRQKTPKKILAVGANQKNSIALAFGEHLVLSPHIGDLVSLEAFEYFERTLETFKRFYGFQPDVVVCDTHPGYETTKWAKQLAKERLSVELIAVQHHYAHALACMAEYELQEQVLAFCFDGTGYGADGTLWGGEVLVADPMQYERVNHIRPFRLLGGEKAVKEPRRVALALLFECFSLEEVMALENPAVRSFTQAQLKTMHKMWEQGINAPLSSSAGRLFDAVASLSGIAQELGYEGESGLLIEAAAKKTDGEAFTCVMGNGEIDCRPMIKEIVAISSKNEIASRFISMLSGVILETAEQYPQLPIVLSGGVFQNRSLVVAVTEAMKARGRRCYIQQDTPVNDGGIALGQLYHALHKSGRNNG; encoded by the coding sequence ATGGTCACAGGGATCGTACAGGGTGTGGGGTTCCGCCCTTTCGTCTATCAGCTGGCACAGCGACTGTCGCTAAGCGGCTTTGTCCTCAATGACGGCGATGGTGTGATGATCGAGATCGAAGGCGATGCGGCCGATCACAAAGCCTTTATCGACACACTGACCCAGACACCGCCCCCGCTTGCCCGTATCGATTCGATCAGCCAAGACGAGATACCCTACACGAAGGCGAGAGGTTTCTCTATCCGCCGCTCACATCAGAGCAGTGCCAGTACCATGGTCTCTCCCGATATCGCGATCTGTGACGCCTGCGCCGCCGAAATGCAAGATCCATCCAATCGCCGTTACGGTTACGCTTTCATCAACTGCACTGATTGCGGACCGCGCTACTCCATTATCAAGGCACTTCCATATGACAGGCCCAACACCTCTATGGCCCATTTTACGATGTGCAAAGCATGCGGCGGCGAATATGCGGACCCTATGGACCGGCGTTATCACGCGCAACCGATAAGCTGTTACGACTGCGGTCCGACCATTGCACTGTTAGATCTTGACGGAGCCGTCACTGCGCAAGGCAACGAGGCAATCAGTCGTGTCTGCACCCTGATATTGCAGGGCAAAACAGTCGCGATCAAGGGGCTTGGCGGTTTTCATCTGGTCTGTGATGCAAGCAGCGAGGAGGCTGTTGCGGCACTGCGACGCAATAAACGCCGGCCTTCGAAGCCGCTGGCCGTGATGTTCAAGGATATGGCGAGCCTCAAAGAGGCGGCCGATGTCACTGAAGAAGAGGAGCGGCAGATTCTCTCTAAAGAGAGGCCTATCGTTATTGCAGATAAAAGCAGCAGGTCTGCGCTTGCCCCGTCCATCGCACCAAACATAGATAGAATCGGCGTTTTTCTGGCTTACACGCCTTTACATCTGTTGCTGCTTGAAAAGCTGGACCGTCCTGTTGTTGCGACAAGTGCCAACATAAGCGATGAACCGATCATTACCGATGCAGATAGTGTACTCAAAAAACTTGACAAGGTGGTGTATGCTGTTTTGGACTATGACAGGGCGATCGTAAACGCTTGCGATGACAGTGTGGCCATGATGGCGGGCGGACAGAGACTGCTGATGCGCATGGCCCGCGGGTTTGGACCGAAAAGTCTGCCGCTTCGGCAGAAAACGCCAAAAAAGATCCTGGCGGTCGGTGCCAATCAAAAAAACAGTATTGCCCTGGCTTTTGGCGAACATCTTGTTCTTTCACCGCACATCGGAGATCTGGTTTCTCTGGAGGCTTTTGAGTATTTTGAGCGTACGCTTGAGACCTTTAAGCGGTTTTACGGATTTCAGCCGGATGTGGTGGTCTGTGACACACACCCCGGCTACGAGACAACAAAATGGGCGAAACAGCTGGCAAAAGAGAGACTGTCGGTCGAATTGATAGCGGTGCAGCACCATTATGCGCATGCATTGGCCTGCATGGCCGAGTATGAATTGCAGGAGCAGGTACTGGCCTTTTGTTTCGATGGAACGGGTTACGGTGCGGACGGCACGTTATGGGGCGGAGAAGTTCTTGTAGCCGATCCGATGCAATATGAACGCGTGAACCATATTCGTCCTTTTCGTCTGCTCGGCGGTGAAAAAGCGGTTAAAGAGCCCCGAAGAGTCGCCTTGGCGCTGTTGTTCGAATGTTTCAGCCTTGAAGAGGTGATGGCATTGGAGAATCCTGCGGTGCGCAGCTTTACCCAAGCGCAGTTAAAGACCATGCATAAAATGTGGGAGCAGGGCATAAACGCACCCTTGAGCAGTTCGGCAGGCAGGTTGTTTGATGCCGTAGCGTCGCTGAGCGGGATCGCTCAAGAACTCGGATATGAGGGTGAAAGCGGGCTACTTATAGAGGCAGCCGCTAAAAAAACCGATGGTGAAGCATTTACCTGTGTGATGGGGAATGGAGAGATCGATTGCAGACCGATGATCAAGGAGATAGTGGCGATCTCCTCAAAAAACGAGATAGCTTCCAGGTTTATCTCTATGCTGAGTGGCGTTATTTTAGAGACAGCGGAGCAGTACCCGCAATTGCCTATTGTGTTGAGCGGCGGGGTGTTTCAGAACCGTTCGCTGGTCGTTGCGGTGACAGAAGCGATGAAAGCCCGCGGCCGACGCTGTTATATACAGCAGGATACGCCGGTCAATGACGGCGGGATCGCACTGGGGCAACTCTACCATGCGCTGCATAAATCAGGGAGGAACAATGGGTAA
- a CDS encoding transposase, translating to MQWYKECIYCHHHVYHLNDGMLKCSRCKAKYSPERVNKVVTLIDSFCENENALQASKRLRLSYVSVHRYYEEFRKHSARICEDEYETLRHKPCEYEEYFYLERSKRQRSEAIFDAHNFITFDYEGHLYTIVMPTLKKYRQQFIDDNLEDVYASEFIRFKRKSRLIKVSKHLNKIVRFWDYLEKAILTYKGVSAENFPLYLKEIEFKFNHDAAARKALLQQYYFRSR from the coding sequence ATGCAATGGTATAAAGAATGTATTTATTGTCACCATCACGTCTATCATCTGAACGACGGCATGTTGAAATGCAGCCGGTGCAAGGCGAAATACAGTCCGGAGCGGGTCAACAAGGTCGTTACGCTCATCGATTCGTTTTGCGAAAACGAAAACGCCCTGCAAGCATCCAAACGTCTCAGGTTATCCTATGTCTCGGTACATCGTTATTATGAAGAGTTTCGAAAACACTCGGCCAGGATATGCGAGGATGAGTACGAAACCTTGCGGCATAAGCCTTGTGAATATGAGGAGTATTTTTACCTTGAGCGTTCCAAACGTCAGCGAAGTGAAGCGATCTTCGATGCCCATAACTTCATAACCTTTGATTACGAAGGGCATCTCTACACCATTGTCATGCCGACACTGAAAAAGTACCGGCAACAGTTCATCGATGACAATCTCGAAGATGTCTATGCCAGTGAGTTTATCCGTTTCAAACGCAAAAGCCGTCTTATAAAAGTCTCGAAGCATCTCAATAAGATCGTACGCTTCTGGGACTACCTTGAAAAAGCTATCCTTACCTACAAGGGGGTTTCCGCAGAAAATTTCCCCTTGTACCTCAAAGAGATCGAGTTCAAGTTCAACCATGATGCGGCTGCCCGAAAAGCGCTTTTACAACAATACTATTTTAGGAGCAGATGA
- a CDS encoding HyaD/HybD family hydrogenase maturation endopeptidase, with protein MMKQRRFSILGVGNILEKDDGIAVYATAYLEQNYTFEPSIEIINGGVEGINLLNVFMEYDRILILDAIDIDDEPGSIYHIPSHELTGYGLSSGGAHEIGVMQCIDMLELIGRSLPDSSVLGIVPKTVDVHIGLTPLLLERFPTYINAIITILENENIVVKKSAKEVTLQTIISRFENPRDDTEVKRAL; from the coding sequence ATGATGAAGCAGCGCCGTTTTAGCATCTTGGGGGTCGGAAATATTTTGGAAAAAGATGACGGGATTGCCGTTTATGCAACCGCCTATCTCGAGCAGAACTACACCTTCGAGCCCTCTATCGAGATCATCAACGGCGGGGTCGAAGGGATCAATCTTTTGAATGTGTTTATGGAGTATGATCGGATTCTAATACTTGATGCCATTGATATTGACGATGAACCGGGCAGCATCTATCATATTCCCTCGCATGAGCTGACAGGCTACGGGCTTAGCAGCGGCGGTGCCCATGAGATCGGAGTTATGCAGTGCATCGACATGCTTGAACTGATCGGCAGGTCTCTGCCTGACTCAAGTGTTCTCGGCATTGTCCCCAAAACTGTTGACGTGCATATAGGGCTTACCCCGCTTTTGCTGGAACGGTTTCCGACCTATATCAATGCGATCATTACGATACTTGAAAATGAGAACATCGTTGTAAAGAAGAGTGCGAAAGAGGTCACTCTGCAGACGATCATCTCCCGCTTTGAAAACCCGAGGGATGATACAGAGGTGAAGAGAGCGCTATAG
- a CDS encoding HypC/HybG/HupF family hydrogenase formation chaperone, whose protein sequence is MCLSIPSKVVKIDKENNTAVVDTMGVTRKAGLELIEEGTVEVGDYVLIHIGFVMNKIDEEDALESLKVYNEILEKMDEQERENLVLEDDNCGTRGS, encoded by the coding sequence ATGTGTCTCTCCATCCCATCAAAAGTGGTCAAGATCGATAAAGAGAACAATACGGCTGTCGTAGACACTATGGGTGTCACCCGCAAAGCAGGCCTGGAGCTTATCGAGGAGGGCACAGTCGAGGTCGGCGACTATGTGCTGATCCATATCGGTTTTGTGATGAACAAGATCGATGAAGAGGATGCCCTGGAGTCCCTGAAGGTCTATAACGAGATCCTTGAAAAGATGGATGAGCAAGAACGCGAAAACCTGGTTTTGGAAGATGACAACTGCGGCACCAGAGGGTCCTGA
- a CDS encoding hydrogenase maturation protease, with amino-acid sequence MGKRIALIGSGNAFFKDEGIGLYAAKYLKENYEFTPNISIVDGGTLGFRLMPLLQEHDEVIIVNTASEEATIAGVISVKSCDDFLEGSLIKKTANEVEIAEMLQICALSEHMADTTIISIVPEDIISVEVGLTDHLVAAWPKYIDTVLQVLGKCGVEARKKSKTMPLEEVLHTFSSPSIEHGRGF; translated from the coding sequence ATGGGTAAAAGAATCGCGCTGATCGGCTCAGGAAACGCTTTTTTTAAAGATGAGGGCATCGGGCTCTATGCTGCAAAATACTTGAAAGAAAATTATGAATTTACGCCAAATATTTCGATTGTAGACGGAGGTACGCTGGGGTTTAGGCTCATGCCTTTGCTGCAGGAACATGATGAAGTGATCATCGTCAACACCGCTTCGGAAGAGGCTACTATAGCCGGCGTGATCTCGGTCAAAAGCTGTGACGACTTTCTTGAGGGCTCTTTGATCAAAAAGACAGCAAATGAAGTTGAGATCGCCGAGATGCTGCAGATCTGCGCTTTATCGGAGCATATGGCCGATACGACGATTATCAGTATTGTTCCCGAAGACATCATAAGCGTAGAGGTCGGTTTGACGGACCATCTTGTTGCGGCCTGGCCGAAGTATATCGATACAGTTTTACAGGTATTGGGAAAATGCGGTGTAGAGGCAAGGAAAAAGTCTAAGACAATGCCGTTAGAAGAGGTACTGCATACCTTCTCCTCCCCGAGCATCGAACACGGTAGAGGGTTCTGA